The following are encoded in a window of Podospora pseudoanserina strain CBS 124.78 chromosome 6, whole genome shotgun sequence genomic DNA:
- a CDS encoding hypothetical protein (EggNog:ENOG503PQ5D), translating into MRSLPLYLSFFVPALAGINWDIYEHGVVPSFKWSRPFPDDGTDPGGFEVHCKAKKTFRAKMYKLSDLPEDPPTGLSPWRHAIEDFMDHTKEFMGSWDGVDHKGENREIVVMEYKDVPLEVREWIEQQQRDEETEKPNKKKWWFGVFEKPQEHGQRIIGTVKPTPTPVPQGGHAPDVKDIKLEDKILVFPGGAIYEILPLWVAGGSGACERELNNLPKYKHQAIDHCVIAWVTDHTKPHRENGKRDMEFTIEAMAVTESEDGKRSRLMWERLHRTIKRNDRKQQREERQKKKKELEEGIVRDEL; encoded by the exons ATGAGGTCTTTGCCACTTTATCTTTCCTTCTTTGTCCCAGCTCTAGCCGGCATCAACTGGGACATCTACGAGCATGGCGTAGTTCCTTCATTCAAATGGTCCCGCCCCTTTCCCGACGATGGCACCGATCCAGGAGGGTTCGAGGTACATTGCAAGGCCAAAAAGACTTTCCGCGCCAAGATGTACAAGCTTTCCGATTTACCTGAAGACCCTCCCACAGGGCTATCCCCATGGCGCCACGCAATCGAGGACTTTATGGATCACACAAAAGAGTTCATGGGAAGCTGGGATGGTGTCGATCACAAAGGAGAAAACCGGGAGATTGTGGTGATGGAATACAAAGATGTCCCACTTGAAGTTCGGGAGTGGatcgagcagcagcagagggaCGAAGAGACTGAGAAacccaacaagaagaagtggTGGTTTGGCGTGTTCGAGAAGCCGCAAGAGCATGGGCAGAGGATCATTGGCACAGTAAAACCCACTCCTACACCTGTTCCACAAGGTGGCCATGCCCCTGATGTGAAAGACATCAAATTGGAGGATAAGATTTTGGTCTTTCCAGGGGGTGCAATCTATGAAATTTTACCACTGTGGGTGGCAGGGGGGAGTGGGGCTTGTGAGC GCGAGCTCAACAATCTACCCAAATATAAGCACCAGGCCATAGACCACTGCGTCATTGCTTGGGTAACTGACCACACCAAACCGCATCGTGAGAATGGCAAGCGGGATATGGAGTTTACCATTGAAGCCATGGCGGTGactgagagcgaagacgGAAAACGCTCGCGTCTAATGTGGGAGAGACTACACCGAACTATCAAGAGGAATGACAGAAAGCAGCAAAGAGAGGagagacaaaagaagaagaaagagctTGAAGAAGGGATAGTGAGAGATGAATTGTAA
- a CDS encoding hypothetical protein (EggNog:ENOG503NYT6; COG:K), translating to MPEPKKTPPSTGAAAPQKACHNCRRRRLRCDKSVPSCHKCSINGEECLGYGTFFRWANAPAVRGRLALPKPKKEPLKSRTPSLPSPTLCSSISTVPPSDSPLISSSVSPLLSPLVSPLVSSVSPASSTSECDYQTKPLSRAELMAINREVQAMKDEEEGTYRYTLVHPSLLDPFHSSLDRKSKHYIHHFSNAVCRDLVSIDQQSRNPFRAMIPLAGRFDYLQSIIVATGAMHLATLQNYHNRRPGGPELVDALVAKGKAVSALTRAVASAGNEVTPTSQAMILAAIVFFVNLDLIDNGKGSWQAHIEAASTLMTSIQKQVATGGAENRVIIDDSLMRLVDAIAADCLTYRILGTTISGVDTTWADSMEHSDLFSVLSRAEAHSYHCCPPVMLETILATSRLFHDHLSAPEEKVKRALELLGRAKKFDVVDWVYAIQGLSLEQDDLSVRVSLARAHRAAACLYILLCVPDALKPLGLVSLEPLVLELRGYIAEVPLDHVLLKGIVWPVFLAGAQTTEASQRVWYVERLESVWAKNPWICPWGYIRTAIEMMREIWEARDAMEMAGLEDLSGWNWLAAMKSRREQCLIV from the exons ATGCCTGAACCCAAGAAGACACCCCCTTCgacaggagcagcagcaccacaaaAGGCCTGCCATAactgtcgccgccgccgacttCGGTGTGACAAATCTGTCCCCTCCTGTCACAAGTGCTCAATCAACGGCGAAGAGTGTCTTGGCTATGGAACCTTCTTCCGATGGGCGAATGCTCCAGCTGTCCGGGGCCGCCTCGCGTTGCCAAAGCCAAAGAAAGAGCCCTTGAAGAGTCGAACACCAAGtttgccatcaccaacattaTGCTCGTCCATCTCAACAGTACCGCCTTCAGATTCCCCATTGATATCTTCTTCAGTATCCCCGTTGCTGTCGCCCTTGGTATCGCCCCTGGTATCATCGGTGTCACCGGCGTCATCTACATCGGAGTGTGACTATCAAACCAAACCCCTCAGCCGTGCTGAGCTCATGGCCATCAACCGCGAGGTTCAGGCTatgaaggatgaggaggaaggaacATATAGGTACACTCTGGTTCACCCCTCCCTACTGGATCCTTTTCACAGCTCCCTGGACCGGAAATCAAAACATTATATCCACCACT TCTCCAATGCCGTCTGCCGTGATCTGGTCTCGATCGACCAGCAATCCCGCAACCCCTTCCGCGCCATGATTCCTCTTGCTGGCCGGTTTGATTACCTGCAGTCCATTATCGTGGCCACGGGGGCTATGCACCTGGCCACACTGCAAAATTACCACAACCGCCGCCCAGGAGGGCCAGAACTGGTTGACGCCCTCGTGGCTAAGGGAAAAGCCGTATCGGCACTCACGAGAGCCGTAGCAAGTGCCGGTAATGAAGTTACACCCACAAGCCAGGCCATGATCTTGGCAGCGATagtcttcttcgtcaaccTGGACTTGATCGACAACGGCAAGGGGAGCTGGCAGGCTCACATCGAGGCAGCTAGCACGCTCATGACGTCGATTCAGAAGCAGGTCGCCACTGGCGGGGCCGAGAACAGGGTGATAATAGACGACAGCCTGATGAGGCTGGTCGACGCCATCGCGGCGGATTGCTTGACATATCGGATTCTTGGGACGACCATAAGCGGCGTTGACACAACGTGGGCTGACTCGATGGAACACTCGGATCTCTTTTCCGTGCTCAGCCGGGCCGAGGCCCATAGCTATCACTGTTGCCCACCAGTCATGCTGGAGACCATCCTGGCCACCAGCAGACTGTTTCATGATCATCTGAGCGCACCAGAGGAAAAGGTGAAGCGAGCGCTGGAGCTCTTGGGCCGCGCCAAAAAGTTCGACGTCGTGGACTGGGTCTATGCGATCCAGGGGCTGTCGTTGGAGCAAGATGATTTATCTGTGCGAGTGAGTTTGGCAAGGGCACATCGCGCGGCGGCATGTCTGTACATTTTACTTTGTGTGCCAGACGCTCTCAAACCACTGGGTTTGGTGTCCCTAGAGCCCCTGGTCCTGGAGCTGCGTGGGTATATAGCCGAGGTGCCACTCGATCACGTACTTCTCAAGGGTATCGTCTGGCCTGTGTTCCTGGCGGGCGCGCAAACCACCGAGGCCTCTCAGCGGGTCTGGTATGTTGAAAGGCTCGAATCGGTTTGGGCAAAGAACCCTTGGATTTGTCCTTGGGGTTACATACGTACCGCCATCGAAATGATGAGGGAAATCTGGGAAGCCAGAGATGCCATGGAGATGGCCGGCCTGGAGGATCTCAGCGGGTGGAATTGGTTGGCTGCCATGAAGAGTAGGCGAGAGCAGTGTTTGATTGTCTGA
- a CDS encoding hypothetical protein (EggNog:ENOG503P1E8; COG:K) has protein sequence MDIVLQKDCFLQDMAHGPSRRGCCSSFLVNAVLANASMAYPSFHNRYQYWSPHNLAYQFMAEAKRLWELESDTPRLTTIQAAMLMNVNTNMNAMDEIGFNYTKRAVEMATQIGLLLPPRGSSLDGPVNGKQRRKTLSRNFTAWALFNFQALHVYILFEPPLINKPPDVPLPDPATNPEWYGQICLKYPGDTKLHTTHFPYQFQAQCQVRVIMNDMWIERFGSSRQSSPEGGTTMLPSTQLEQTNEFYARLKAWFDSLPDPLTPPRIVFPSQILPHSNYQNILANLYESITPTSSNVEMINTIKQAASCNFETLLRFYYLRHGFSYGDQFLVQPLNTLSFWSLSKVHAIVSQNHEIHEENNSELKATQSTLLLAAKGLYEQSASFYLDRLTLQLLRSKMRPQERNLLESEVLFYDRDYAGHHLPGNQHDKSIKSEENNKKKDGQTGSQTVSDRAGDNKDQGSAEKEPIREVRSKWVVTVRSVDDDPEIHRLQKLVMNNLKLDETFEWSGEDE, from the exons ATGGATATTGTCTTGCAGAAGGACTGTTTTCTCCAAGACATGGCGCATGGCCCCAGCCGCcggggctgctgctcctcttTTCTGGTCAACGCGGTCCTGGCCAATGCTAGC ATGGCTTACCCTTCATTTCATAATCGATATCAGTATTGGAGTCCTCACAACCTTGCCTACCAGTTCATGGCTGAGGCCAAGAGACTGTGGGAACTAGAGAGCGACACTCCAAGATTAACCACGATTCAGGCTGCGATGTTGATGAACGTGAATACGAACATGAACGCCATGGACGAAATCGGGTTCAACTATACAAAGAG GGCAGTAGAGATGGCGACCCAAATTGGGTTGTTATTACCACCAAGAGGCTCCTCCCTGGACGGCCCCGTGAACGGAAagcagagaagaaagacaTTGTCGAGGAACTTCACTGCTTGGGCATTGTTCAATTTCCAGGCGCTTCATGTTTATATTCTGTTTGAACCAcctctcatcaacaagcCCCCCGATGTTCCGCTCCCTGATCCTGCAACCAATCCGGAATGGTATGGCCAGATTTGTTTGAAGTATCCAGGAGACACCAAACTACACACAACACATTTTCCTTACCAGTTCCAGGCTCAGTGCCAAGTTCGTGTCATCATGAACGACATGTGGATAGAGCGGTTTGGCTCGTCCCGACAGAGTTCGCCTGAGGGAGGTACCACCATGCTTCCGTCAACCCAGCTGGAGCAAACCAACGAGTTCTACGCTCGACTTAAGGCGTGGTTTGATTCCTTGCCTGACCCTCTAACCCCCCCGAGGATTGTTTTTCCAAGCCAGATTCTCCCGCA CTCAAACTACCAAAATATCCTTGCCAATCTTTACGAGTCTATCACACCGACGTCCTCTAATGTAGAGATGATAAACACCATCAAGCAAGCCGCTTCCTGCAACTTTGAAACTTTACTCCGCTTCTATTACCTACGCCACGGCTTTAGCTACGGAGACCAATTTCTTGTCCAGCCATTAAACACTCTTAGCTTTTGGTCCCTGAGCAAGGTCCATGCCATTGTCTCCCAGAATCATGAGATACACGAAGAGAACAATAGCGAGCTGAAAGCAACCCAATCCACGCTCCTGCTGGCAGCCAAAGGCCTCTATGAGCAATCGGCTTCATTTTATCTCGATCGCCTCACCCTTCAACTACTCCGCTCCAAGATGCGACCACAGGAAAGAAATTTGCTTGAGAGCGAGGTACTCTTTTACGACCGTGATTACGCaggccatcatcttccaggCAATCAGCACGACAAAAGTATCAAAAGcgaagaaaacaacaaaaagaaagacgGGCAGACCGGTTCTCAAACTGTTAGCGATCGGGCTGGCGATAACAAGGATCAAGGATCGGCAGAGAAAGAACCAATTCGGGAAGTAAGGAGCAAGTGGGTGGTCACGGTCAGGAGCGTGGACGATGATCCTGAGATCCACAGGCTGCAGAAACTGGTCATGAATAATTTGAAATTAGATGAGACTTTCGAGTGGTCTGGTGAGGATGAGTGA
- a CDS encoding hypothetical protein (EggNog:ENOG503NVT4; COG:U), with product MSPSTKKGDIESPSGAESETDLELLGRQRPDVFSSTFTEVMFCTSLLISMFMAEFFISGFNIILPSVSISLEIPKTSQVWPASVFSLVTGAFLLPFGRIADIYGAYWVFSIGMVWFSAWSLISGFSTNYIMLIVTRALGGFGPAAFLPTGIMLLGKLYRPGPRKNLVFALYSAFAPIGFFLGIITGGLTIEYLSWRWYFYIGSIILFISSAVAFVTIPKDMEQTRRENAHIKMDWWGIVTIAPGLVLTTFALTDGAHAPNGWKSPYIIVTFILGVLLLGAAVYIEGWVAEQPLLPFDLFQPKYMVRLTVALFFAYGIFGVFLFYASFQISEWMGQTALITAIWFAPMAGGGIVLATIGGFTLHLLPGKLLLIISALGSLACVLLFALMPQDANFWAWVFPAMLGSTIGIDITFIVSNVFITTNVARHRQGLAGALINSLLFLGISFFLGISDLAVSEETKRGGTTGHQVAFWFATACAVVVLLLFATIKVGKAESDLTLEERAELERQAKNQASRSAVTEEKA from the exons ATGTCACCGTCAACGAAGAAGGGCGACATCGAGTCGCCCTCGGGTGCCGAGTCTGAGACTGATCTCGAACTGCTCGGCCGTCAAAGACCAGATGTCTTCTCCAGCACTTTTACCGAGGTTATGTTTTGTACTTCACTTCTGATATCCATGTTCATGGCG GAGTTCTTCATCTCAGgcttcaacatcatcctTCCCTCGGTTTCCATCTCGCTCGAAATTCCAAAAACCTCACAGGTGTGGCCCGCCAGCgtcttctccctcgtcaCTGGCGCCTTTCTACTGCCCTTTGGCAGGATAGCCGACATTTATGGCGCCTACTGGGTTTTCAGCATCGGAATGGTCTGGTTCTCAGCTTGGTCTCTCATCTCTGGCTTCAGCACGAATTACATTATGCTTATTGTCACCAGAGCtctgggtgggtttggaCCAGCGGCCTTCTTACCGACGGGGATCATGTTGCTGGGGAAGCTATACCGTCCGGGTCCGAGAAAGAACTTGGTGTTTGCGCTTTACAGCGCCTTTGCGCCCATTGGCTTCTTTTTGGGCATCATCACGGGCGGCTTGACGATCGAGTACCTCAGTTGGAGGTGGTACTTTTACATCGGCTCCATTATCCTGTTCATCTCTTCAGCTGTTGCGTTTGTGACCATTCCAAAAGACATGGAGCAAACGAGAAGGGAAAATGCCCATATCAAAATGGACTGGTGGGGCATTGTTACGATTGCGCCGGGCTTGGTCTTGACTACATTCGCCCTGACAGACGGAGCTCACGCACCTAACGGATGGAAGAGTCCGTACATCATCGTGACTTTCATTCTTGGCGTATTGCTTCTGGGCGCCGCGGTCTATATTGAAGGTTGGGTAGCAGAACAGCCGCTGCTCCCGTTCGATCTCTTTCAACCAAAGTACATGGTCCGGCTCACTGTCGCGCTGTTCTTTGCCTATGGCATTTTCGGGGTTTTCCTATTTTACGCCAGTTTCCA AATCAGCGAGTGGATGGGACAAACAGCACTCATCACAGCCATTTGGTTCGCCCCaatggctggtggtggtatcgTATTGGCCACAATCGGTGGGTTTACCCTTCATCTGTTGCCTGGTAAGCTACTCTTGATCATTTCTGCGCTTGGAAGCCTGGCCTGCGTGCTTCTGTTCGCGCTTATGCCACAAGATGCCAACTTTTGGGCATGGGTCTTTCCTGCCATGCTCGGCTCGACCATTGGCATAGACATCACCTTCATCGTCAGCAAcgtcttcatcaccaccaatgtTGCAAGGCATAGGCAGGGTTTGGCAGGGGCTCTCATCAACAGCCTCTTGTTTTTGGGCatcagcttcttcctcggtaTTTCGGATCTTGCTGTTTCCGAAGAGACCAAGAGGGGTGGCACAACCGGACATCAAGTCGCCTTTTGGTTTGCTACTGCttgtgctgtggttgttCTGCTCTTGTTTGCCACCATCAAGGTCGGCAAGGCTGAGTCCGATTTGACGTTAGAAGAAAGGGCGGAGTTAGAAAGGCAGGCCAAAAACCAAGCCAGCCGGTCCGCAGTgaccgaggagaaggcctAG
- a CDS encoding hypothetical protein (EggNog:ENOG503P1CK; COG:S): MKGADHKTRIKRMARSQWYSLSVPANLPGVETFKMRSQILLALLPALGTEAIRIIHANDDGWAELYTRSFHDALVAAGHDTVLAAPAENKSGTASSDAEPSPRTIACQYDSCPANTNQPIGRNESSPRLNWVNSFPVTSMRYGIDTIAPPFWNGQAPELAVSGPNVGSNVYVQVHFSGTVGAAVFAAKERRLPAIAFSGLSSGTLAWNTIPVPTRSLVYAQVASKLVDAVVSSGKPYLPEDVFLNVNLPKVEGKCTDPHNFKFVLSRINVGLFSAKDVYHCGTDRLPLEASVALSDDCLVSVSVGDANDKTTAPKEKQDIVLNKLRGLLTCLP, encoded by the exons ATGAAAGGGGCCGACCACAAAACAAGAATAAAAAGGATGGCTCGAAGCCAATGGTATAGTCTGTCAGTCCCAGCCAACTTACCCGGTGTCGAGACGTTCAAGATGCGCTCCCAGATCCTCCTTGCTCTCCTGCCAGCGCTCGGCACAGAGGCCATTCGCATCATCCATGCCAACGATGACGGCTGGGCAGAACTCTATACACGGTCCTTCCACGACgctcttgttgctgccggTCATGACACGGTGCTAGCGGCACCGGCAGAAAACAAATCTGGAACGG CATCGTCCGACGCGGAACCCAGTCCCCGCACCATAGCTTGCCAATACGACTCCTGCCCggcaaacaccaaccagccCATTGGCCGCAATGAATCCTCGCCCCGTCTCAACTGGGTGAACTCGTTTCCTGTCACCTCGATGCGCTACGGCATCGACACCATCGCGCCTCCTTTCTGGAACGGCCAGGCTCCCGAGCTTGCTGTTTCAGGACCCAATGTCGGCAGCAACGTCTATGTCCAGGTGCATTTCTCCGGCACCGTTGGAGCAGCCGTCTTTGCTGCCAAGGAGAGAAGACTGCCTGCCATTGCTTTTTCTGGTCTGTCGAGTGGCACGCTTGCCTGGAACACGATCCCCGTTCCGACTCGCAGTCTGGTGTACGCGCAGGTGGCCAGCAAGCTCGTCGATGCCGTGGTCAGCAGTGGCAAGCCTTATTTGCCCGAGGATGTTTTCCTCAATGTCAACTTGCCCAAGGTCGAAGGAAAGTGCACTGATCCCCACAACTTCAAGTTTGTGCTCAGCCGGATCAATGTTGGCTTGTTCAGCGCCAAAGACGTGTATCATTGCGGGACGGATCGGTTGCCTTTGGAGGCCAGTGTGGCTCTTTCTGATGATTGCTTGGTGTCGGTGAGCGTGGGGGATGCCAATGACAAGACAACCGCGCCGAAGGAAAAGCAAGATATTGTGCTGAACAAGCTGAGGGGGCTTTTAACTTGCTTGCCATGA
- a CDS encoding hypothetical protein (EggNog:ENOG503P1WY; COG:S), producing the protein MKPVDKSSQDVESQATGVSPSSPLLPKSQQPQNSPVLNSTPLSWIKGVPFLIWQFTENDFPTFILPNSAFGIFGALAGPRLFSDETGPTVSEVLWRVPIVIIYNWYMTFIFDLANQRGADSVEEDRINKPWRPIPSGYATMEHARLLLLSSIPLAMAMNWYLGVFSEGLWILVLVWMYNDLRGGDHMLRDPLIAAGSLGFNGGSLRLAGGVGRTVNDEGHLWTAMIAAVILTTGYIQDLKDQVGDRLRERKSVPILIGDGLCRAVIGAFILSWSFACAYFWRLKLWAFVVPVLLGAGIGMNGLLRRNREADYATWRTWCFWLIVLFMLPTLSWF; encoded by the coding sequence ATGAAACCAGTAGACAAGTCAAGTCAGGATGTGGAGAGCCAAGCGACTGGCGTATCTCCCAGCTcacctctccttcccaaaTCTCAGCAACCACAAAACTCGCCCGTCCTCAACAGCACCCCCCTCTCTTGGATAAAAGGTGTACCCTTCCTCATCTGGCAGTTTACCGAGAACGACTTTCCAACATTTATTCTTCCCAACTCTGCGTTTGGTATCTTTGGTGCCCTCGCTGGGCCTCGTTTGTTCTCGGACGAAACAGGGCCCACCGTCTCTGAGGTCCTCTGGCGAGTACCTATCGTGATAATCTACAACTGGTATATGACCTTCATATTTGACCTCGCCAACCAGCGTGGCGCCGATTCGGTCGAGGAAGACAGGATCAACAAGCCCTGGCGGCCCATACCTAGTGGATATGCCACCATGGAACACGCAAGATTATTGTTGCTCAGCTCCATACCGTTGGCGATGGCAATGAACTGGTACCTTGGGGTGTTCTCCGAGGGATTGTGGATTCTCGTGTTGGTCTGGATGTACAATGACTTGAGAGGTGGCGACCACATGCTCAGAGACCCACTGATTGCGGCCGGCTCTTTGGGCTTCAACGGTGGAAGTTTGAGActtgctggtggtgtaggAAGGACGGTAAACGACGAGGGCCATTTGTGGACAGCCATGATTGCAGCGGTCATCTTGACCACTGGATACATCCAGGACCTCAAGGATCAAGTCGGGGATAGACtgcgggagaggaagagcgTGCCCATTCTGATCGGTGATGGGCTGTGCAGGGCTGTCATCGGTGCCTTCATCTTGTCCTGGTCATTCGCCTGTGCTTATTTCTGGAGGCTCAAGTTATGGGCATTTGTTGTTCCAGTCCTTCTTGGAGCCGGTATCGGGATGAACgggctgttgaggaggaacaggGAAGCGGACTACGCCACGTGGAGGACCTGGTGTTTCTGGCTCATTGTCTTGTTTATGCTACCAACACTGTCATGGTTTTGA
- a CDS encoding hypothetical protein (EggNog:ENOG503P1E8; COG:K) — MVHRPAATEKMSPSNSPGNPPAATSGSKSRAGANAEPPLRRLLPTSRPPARAGSEIEIPRRRRTYTTAACEACRKRKAKCNAERPSCAYCVNADIPCVYDTSARNETHSQALKRKFGELEARAAVYVELYELLQDRSDIESAEIFKRIRMGGPPESILRRIKEGDLLLQLSLKPEMRFRYVFPYVSELPAHLYRPDNPYIESCIYEWSALQHSGFEMSHAPTNAQPTHREARPHLNPDQRAYILCLSMPPKLLSHCLTTFSPRSGQWFAQMTY, encoded by the exons ATGGTTCATAGGCCTGCTGCAACAGAAAAGATGAGCCCATCCAACTCGCCGGGCAATCCTCCGGCTGCTACGAGTGGCTCCAAATCGAGGGCTGGAGCCAACGCGGAGCCACCACTTCGCCGGCTTCTCCCCACATCCCGCCCGCCAGCGCGCGCAGGGTCCGAGATTGAGATACCGCGTCGCAGGAGGACATACACCACGGCTGCTTGTGAAGCCTGCAGAAAGCGAAAAGCAAAG TGCAATGCCGAACGTCCGTCTTGTGCCTATTGCGTGAATGCAGATATCCCGTGTGTGTACGACACATCGGCAAGAAATGAGACGCATTCTCAAGCTCTCAAGCGCAAGTTTGGCGAGCTTGAGGCGCGAGCCGCCGTCTATGTTGAGCTGTACGAGCTTCTTCAAGACAGATCCGACATTGAGTCTGCTGAAATTTTCAAGCGCATCCGGATGGGAGGTCCCCCGGAAAGTATTCTACGCCGCATCAAAGAAGGGGATTTACTTCTACAGCTGTCACTGAAACCCGAGATGCGCTTCCGATATGTTTTCCCATACGTTAGCGAGTTGCCGGCTCACTTGTACCGCCCCGACAATCCCTACATCGAGTCTTGTATCTATGAGTGGTCTGCATTGCAACACAGTGGCTTTGAGATGTCACATGCACCAACAAACGCACAACCGACTCACCGAGAAGCTCGTCCTCACCTGAACCCAGACCAGAGAGCATATATCTTATGCCTTTCAATGCCGCCGAAATTATTGAGCCACTGCTTAACGACATTTTCCCCTCGAAGTGGACAGTGGTTTGCACAGATGACGTATTGA